Genomic segment of Lentimicrobium sp. L6:
GAGAATTTGAGGATGCTACCAAATATCTTCTAGAAGCCATAGAGATTGTAGAATCTAATCATTGGGAAGAAAGATATTTTCAGGTTTATGATAATTTAGGTGGTGTTTTTAAGGAAATGAATCAATATGAGACGGCATTGATTTATCATCAGAAAGCCTATGATTATGCTCTAAAATCGAATAATACTCGAGCACGATATACCATCTTGGTGAATGTGGCGGGCGCGCATCGGAATTTGGGTAATACTAAGAAATCGATTGATTTACACAAGGAAGCAGAGCAAGGAATTAAAGAGGCTAAAGATTTTCGTGCTTTAGCTTTGGTCTATTCTAATCTTGCCTCTTTATATTCTATGGAACATGAATTTGATAAGGTATTATTCTATTCTAGGAAATCTATAGATATATACGAGGAGCTTCAAAACATAGATGGTTTGTCCTTAGCCCATAATAATATTGCTCTATTCTATTTGGAGAATCAATTGTTGAATGCTGAAAATGCAAATGATGTAGAGAATGAATTAGAATTAGCCCAGAAATATGCCTTGGAGTGTAAATCAATGCCAAGACAATTACAAAATTATGATGCCTACTTTCAGTTTTATCTGGTTTTGGGAAATTATGAGGATGCTATGAATTATAAGCTTAGAGCCGATTCTGTTTCTGATCAATTATTTACACTGGAGAATAACAAAATGGTTGAAGAGCTGAAGACCCAGTACGAAAGTGAGAAAAAAGAGAAAGAACTTATTCAACAAGAATCTAAAATCCGACAGAAGAACTATCAATTAATTATCAGTCTTGGAGTTTTGCTTTTTATCATTATTGGAGCTATTGAGAACTATCGAAAGTTCAGATATAAAAGAAAGAAATTACAAGAAGAAATTCAATTGAAAGAAGAATTAGCAGAGGTTAAAATAAAGAGTCAGGTGCAAGAGGAACGTTTAAGAATCAGCCGAGATTTGCATGACAATATTGGTTCCCAATTAACTTTTATCATTTCTTCTCTCGATATGGCTCAATATGTGGCACAAAAAGAGGATGTAATTGTATTGGGAAAAAAGCTCAATGAAATTAAAGAGTTCTCCGCATCTACCATCGCAGAATTTCGAGATACCATTTGGGCTTTAAATAAAGAGAATATTACACTGAAAGATTTAGAATTAAAACTCACTTCCTTTATATCTAAAGCAAAAAGTTTAGTTCCTAATATTTCATTTCAGTTGGATTTTCTGGCTAAGCAAGAGTTAGTATTGGATAGCGAGAAAGGAATTAAGGTGTTTCGTATTATGCAGGAAAGTGTGAATAATGCCATAAAACATTCTGAAGCAGATAAAATTATTTTATCATTTATTGATATAGAGGAGGCCATTATGATCAAAATAGAAGATGATGGAAAAGGAATGGACATTGATGATTTAGAGCGTAAGAATGGATTAGCTCACATGGAAGTAAGAGCGGAAAAAGCAGGAGGGAATTTGAGGATTAGCAGTGAGCTCAATAAGGGTACACAAGTTTGTTTGACTCTTCCAGTTCAGTAAATGTTTATTAGTCAAACGCCGTATTGTTCCTTCAAATAAGATACTATAATTTTGTCGAGATGACTCAGAAACTAAAAATAGCCATAGCAGAAGACAACAGCTTTTTGTTGCAAAGTATTATAGATAAACTATCTTTTTTGGATAATGTTCAGA
This window contains:
- a CDS encoding sensor histidine kinase, coding for MKKIIIQKRKWLILASSFLISIFIIPVSNAVNTDSLELIVEDLSGEQKIKILSDLCYYLSYSDVEKSEKYGLQCLDLALNHGDSVLIANAYNDLSILYTLKSDYKKGLEYNIEAYKIRKNLNNPAQLLSSLSKLGVCYSELGEFEDATKYLLEAIEIVESNHWEERYFQVYDNLGGVFKEMNQYETALIYHQKAYDYALKSNNTRARYTILVNVAGAHRNLGNTKKSIDLHKEAEQGIKEAKDFRALALVYSNLASLYSMEHEFDKVLFYSRKSIDIYEELQNIDGLSLAHNNIALFYLENQLLNAENANDVENELELAQKYALECKSMPRQLQNYDAYFQFYLVLGNYEDAMNYKLRADSVSDQLFTLENNKMVEELKTQYESEKKEKELIQQESKIRQKNYQLIISLGVLLFIIIGAIENYRKFRYKRKKLQEEIQLKEELAEVKIKSQVQEERLRISRDLHDNIGSQLTFIISSLDMAQYVAQKEDVIVLGKKLNEIKEFSASTIAEFRDTIWALNKENITLKDLELKLTSFISKAKSLVPNISFQLDFLAKQELVLDSEKGIKVFRIMQESVNNAIKHSEADKIILSFIDIEEAIMIKIEDDGKGMDIDDLERKNGLAHMEVRAEKAGGNLRISSELNKGTQVCLTLPVQ